The Plasmodium yoelii strain 17X genome assembly, chromosome: 14 DNA segment TTTTGtagtaaatataataagtATTAATCCATTTGGGGTAACATAATTTTGTGTTAAGTTAATTAAAtcgatatatttttttgtgccAGATTCAATAAACTTAGATTTTGGAATAAGATTAGGAGGATCCAAAATGATTATATCAAAAAGcttattacaattttttaagaATGTTATAGCATCTAAACATATGAattcaatattattttgttcattatttataatagcTGATTGTTTAGCTAGCTGAACAAAATGTTTATCTTTTTCTACACATGTGACATGCATTgcttttccatttttaagACATTGAATACCAAAAGAACCAACGtaagaaaataaatcaagAACATTTTTTTGACAAGCATAATTAGATATAATATTTCTTAAATGTTTTCTATTAAAAAACCATCCAGTATTTGGAGAATTAATAAGatctattataaaaaaacagccattttcatttaatatgACATGTTCAGAAATTTTCCCATAAAtaacttttttatatatttctaatttttcatttaatcgttctttattatcatttcTAAATATAATAGCTTTTGGATTTAATAATTCAATAATTGCATCATTAATATTACAAGCCATCATTTCACATCCTACTGTTAAATGTTGTATACTAATTATATCATCATATCTATCGATTATAAGCCCAGGTATATGATCTCCTTCACTATTAATAAGTCTATAAcaattattactatttaatTGGGGATAGGAATATTGAGAAATAAGAGggtttgtatttatattatcttcTTTGTTCATTTGCAAGATTTGATTTGgtgcattattatttattggcAAGTTTTGGTCCGATAAAAATGTTTGAtcaaatttttcttttaaagcTATCTCACCATTAATCATTTTTGATCTCCATAATAAACTTTGTTTTATTCgttcaataaaaaaatgaatattaataGTAAACAAATAATTGGTACTTATTATTCTTGCAGTAATTAAAGCATAAGGATTAAATGTTGCAACCCcgaataattcatttttattattttttatattaaccAAAGTTAGTGATGattgttttatttcttcgatattttttacttggttactataaataaaaggaaaattttttttcaattttttatcataaaagacattttcttcatcatctttcaaatataaacatgGTCTTGAATTTGGATTATCCACATATGGTTcataatgatatttatatagttcttctttaaattttgtatttttttcatattttatttttgaatgTGAATAAcgacaatttttataatttaaggAACCAATATATCGGTACATAACATGTTGTAATAATTTATACACCCCTTGTTCacattctttatttattacacttattattttttctctcattttttatttattatacatatccCTTTTTCTCACATTCTTTATCACACcctttgaaaatattaaataaattttcatttgtGAATTTTCATATAAccacatatatattagtCTAAGTATGTACTTATATTTTAgttgatatttttattaggtaaaaaaaaaaaaaaaaaaaaaaaaaaaatttaatttcataaaataaaacaatatttgtataagatataaatctcagatgaataaatatattctcATTTATCTTCACattatgttttaatatttGTATGTTTACAAAAAGtgtgaatttataaattaattttctaattatatatataaattagtaGTGGTAATATACCAGCAGTTGATCTATAGATCTGCCAATCTGCCAATCGTTTTCCGTCTTTATGTTAAATTATAAAGGTAATGGATGCTGgataaaatgtatataattttttaagaaAACATGAATACAGTTATAAAACAAGCATATTACCACATTTGCCCTTTCTCTTCTTTTACGACTTATGTTTACCCAATTTAgctattttttcaattttttcgattttttcaattttttcaattttttcaatttttgtTGGATGAGAAAGtcgtattttattatcttctATGTATGCGTATATGCATTttgaatttattatttatgtgaATATGGTTATGCTTACAAATTCGGAAAACGGTTggtaataaacaaaaaaatgaaaaaaaaaatgaaaaaaaaaatgaaaaaaaaaaatgaaaaaaaaaaatgaaaaaaaaagtgatgggaagtattatatatatgtaaactATAATTAGAGCAGTTGCtaattatatgataaaatggaaaattgtgaaatattttttcaaaaaaaaaaaataaaaataaataaagataacaAAAATGTGcattatatgtacatatatacatttataaaataaaaaacagaATGGAGAAAATCTATCAAACtttaaagaagaaaataaaataaataataaagcatatatatattttttagcatttaaaaaaattgataaagtAATAAACTTGAAGGATTAGTGATACAAACATAGAGAAATGTTTTTttcatgtatatttttttttctttaaaaaatgtaaatttcCACAATCTTTTGTcaaagtaaaaaaattacaatttatattggaaacaaaatatattatatgtatgaaTTAATCTTTATCATAAAGTATGTATATCTTTTGTATAGCCGTCTTAGAATGAAATATAACCAAACTAATATAATAGCTATCTTGGTTAAGTTAAGTGGAGTACAATTGTATGCAAGGTAAActgatatattataacatacatatatatacaatatttatatatatacaatatttatatatatatacaatatttgtATATGTGTGTATTATTATAACTATGCATGGGGATATATAAGAGTAATCTAACAAAATGGAGGAATACTTACGGAATAAATATCTAAAAAATGATGtagaaaaaaagaagaaaaaaaataaaaaaggaaaaataaaaattcatgatagtgatgatgaaaatgaaagatttaataaaaataatataaaaaataataattcagaagaatataattttattgaaTCAGATTCAAGTTCAGATATACCTATAACTATTATGCAAAATGATGGTATGGATATATTAGATTTGTCtcgtaaaaataaaaaaaaaattttacaaGTTTTAAACAATGATATATCAGTAGATACTTCTCTTAACGATGTTGATAAAAAtccagaaaaaaaaaagaaaaaaaaaaaagaaaagggtttaaaaaatttaataaagaaAGGACATATTACTAAACAATTGAAACAAAGCCAATATAATGATATTGAtcagaaaaattataatcatAAATTTCATAATACTGAGATGAAGCATATCTCAAAACCTTCATTAAATAGTAAccaaaattataaacaaacTAATCGAACTAGTTCAGAAGAAACACAGCCAaccaaaaaatgtaataacaACCGAGATAGCAGTTCGGACATTTCAGTTCCGAGAAGAAAAGGAAAAGAACGAAATAGCAGTTCGGATATTTCGGTTCCGAGAAGAAAAGGAAAAGGGCGAGATAGCAGTTCGGATATTTCGGTTCCAAGAAGAAAAGGGCAAAAACGAGATAGCAGTTCGGATATTTCAGTTCCGAGAAGAAAAGGGCAAAAACGAGATAGCAGTTCGGATATTTCAGTTCCGAGAAGAAAAGGAAAAGAACGAGATAGCAGTTCGGACATTTCACTTCCAAGAAGAAAAGGAAAAGAACGAGATAGCAGTTCGGATATTTCGGTTCCAAGAAGAAAAGGAAAAGAACGAGATAGCAGTTCGGATATTTCGGTTCCAAGAAGAAAAGGAAAAGAACGAGATAGCAGTTCGGATATTTCGGTTCCAAGGAAGGAAGCGAAAAGATCTACTAGTATGGATAGTCAATCAGAAGGAAAGGATTCGAATATTAGTGAATACTTATCCGActtatcaaataaaaaaaacaatgaaGAGGAAAAtgaagtaataaaaaatgttgataaaaatagtaatacaATTTATAGAGACAAAGATGGTAAAATAATTTCAAGAGAAGAATGgattgaaaatgttaaaaatgaaaaaccaAGATATCGACATGGGGtagatgaaataaaagaaaacaataaaaataaaaaaaatcgaaaaagtaaaaagtataataatgatcaaaatataaaattagaaTGGGGAACTGGGTTAGTACAAAAAGAAATgcgagaaaaaataatagaggaaaataaaaaattagtaaataaaaagaatataataaattatgattATGATAGTGATTATGATCAACAATTAAAACAAGATATAAGAAAAGAAGATCcaatgaataaatatttagTACAATCAAATCAAGAAAACCAAAAAGCAAAATGTAGATATCAATCCCCATACAATAGATTTAATATTTTAGCAGGATATAGATGGGATGGTGTAATAAGAGGAAATGGTTTTGAACAAAAAAGATACGaaattttaaaagaaaaagagtTGAAAAATAGATtagcatatatataagtttAGGTCATAATAAAAGCAAGAACTCATATATATTCTACCATcttatttgttaatattttcatataattttttttttcatctttccCTAATTTTAcgtacattttttataaaaaaatataaaacgaagaaaaaataaatttcatCATTATATAGCATAAgcatgagaaaaaaaaaaattctgaTAAAATGGTGAAATAATATGCTGTAGGAATATgcctatattttttttgcagTGATAATGCATTCACAATATTTACCTCTCTACATTGAAATATTAATgttaattttgtattttttatattttttttattttacttattttttttaatcgtcattttatattttcacattttaatttgatttaatttatatttaatttaacttttttttgtaaacaAAATTTAGAATATTTGTTCAATTATTTAATTGTAACAATgcaaatttaaattataagaGAGTAATGTGTTTACTTTTACCGTtacatttatgtttttttttatgaccctgcaatattttttagcaGATTATTTAGcttgaaatataattttttttttttttgaaatattctATCAAATTTTGCATTATTCATTAAGAAGATAATATAtgtgataatatttatgGGTTAGCTAGTCGTTGGCTTTATATTATCTTTGCATGAATGGCaacttcttttttatttgtttagtTTTTatgaaacataaaaataagcTTACTATATGAGTGTTCTCAACATATGCACACATAGGTAGTATATCATATTGCTGTGCATGTAAAGTACCAATTTTACATTCCTTgttcatatttgttttattgtaTCCATTTGTGTAATTCTCATTTCAGACAAAATATTGCAATTTTTCAAagcattatatatgaaaGTTTTCATATATGTTTgtgataaaaatagtaaacaaattaattaatCAAGATATATACATAAGTACCATTTCTATATAAGTATacatacataatttttactTTGATATGAACATATGGAATataaaatcaataaaaaaaaataactccttatcatgataatataaaagagGTGATCACCAAGAATAGAATAGTTGAGAAAAATTTacacacacaaaaaaaaaatacaccaCAATgaatagtatatataaaaaattaatatgcaTTAATCGGCATAGAATAAagaacaatttttttttaataagttATGGTAAGATAAAAGGAAACGAatttaaaatacaaaaaagagatttttttttttttaaaaatgataaaaatgatatcattaaaaatgaaatcgAGGAAATATTAAAACAAGAAGATTATTCGGTACTtacaaaacataaaaaagtTACACCATCAAGCCAAAATGttgtagaaaaaaaatatggaaatgataataataataataataaaagtaaagggaaaataaaaagattatttatatttatagcaTTTCAAAGTATACCAATAATAGGAttaatgtatttatttaaatatattgaagAAGTAAAATTAGCAGAACTAAATTATTCATTTGAAACATCTGATGATATTATAAATGAGACGATAAAATTGATAGAAGTTAACCCTAAATGTTATTGTCTatattctaataataatgaaattaataCCTTTTTCATTGATCCATTATATCCAGAAAGTTcagaaataaattatgaacaagGAATAAGTAATAAAGAGAGTAATACTACTATCCTTATGAAGAGTGACAAAAAGGAATCCGAAGAAATAGCACTAACAAAAGACGGTTTTCAGGATAGCGAAATTACTGAAATATCAAAATCATCACAACATGAAACAGAAGAAAATAAAGGAAGTATTGAAAGTCTCATACAATCATTAAATACGTCGATTGTTCAAAAGGCTATGAAAGTAAAATCATCAACTGAATTacctttaaattatttatatttttgtatatctaaaaatagtgatatacataattttttaaaaaataataataataatataagtatattatatagcgatgataaaaaaaatatatatgctaCCTTAACAGGCAATGCAACaataatagaaaatgaaaatatcaaaaatatcgTATGGACAAATAAATGGAACTATCTTATACCAGGAAATTACAaagataattatatattaattaaatttactCCATCTATAGTTTCAATTAAAACTATTGGTTTAAAAAATACTCATTGGAAAAGTAATATAGTTAAACGGGGGTTAATTGATGACAAAATATCATGGATTAAAGTGTAacctatttatttttctatacATGCAAGGtgattatacatatatttataaatgtagtattattttttatgtgtaTGCATAGTATCAAATTCTTGAGTAATATATGCTacatgtattattatttattattcattttgaaTAGTTCTAATTTGAGGGTTTatattttcaacattttcttTTGCACACAAAAATGGTGTAATGATaatgaacaaaaataattttttaagaacaaatttctttttttaagttaTTACACTATTTtgctatatataaataaatatatattttaaagactaaaaattataatcgtctttctttcattttgcttatttattattatacctcATAAGAAAATGTggggaaaataaaaataaaaataaaaaaaaaaataaaaatgaaatgaaaatgaaaatataatataatataatataatataatataatataatataatataatataatataatataatatataaatgaatgtGGAAAATTATAAGATAGTATGAACTCGCtatcattttgttttattttattcactcatttttattttattttttaaaggcactattttcatatacattgcgtaaatttaataatattggtATTGTTTCATTGGCTaagtaatatatatgattattatatgtttttatttttttattttattatttattttttgtaaataattGTATACATCCATATAAGCACTATGTGATCAATTGGATGTGGATAGTATAATACATTTAATTTAATGAGCAgttaaacaatataaaaaaaaaaattaagaacaAGAACAAAGAAAAAACCAAAACAGCAAGttgttaaaataatatatcgaTAGGGAATACACATATACACAAGTACAAGATAGGaagatataatttttaacaaacgtattgaaaaaaaaaaaaaaaaaaaaaaaaaatacttataTTGATGATATGGAAAGGGTAAGAAcaatttaaatgtaatatgtATAAGATTATAAAATAGTTTAAGAACGGAAAAATTgcctttatataataataaagttaGTACTAACAAAATTACTAAAGGTATAATTAGCCTtccacataataatacaaacatatagattttttttgaatagaCATAAAATGGAAAACGCAGTTAACATTTTAAATGAAGTtattggaaaaataaaagattataacaaaaaatatggaataaaTTTGGACGAATTTCACAACGTATTGTTTGTAACGAGTATATTATTGGcattgttatttattttttatatattttttattttatttgctatattttttaaaaaatcaaaatcaaataaagttgtattattattaggaCCATGCGAAAGTGGTAAAACCACTTtcctttttaaattaaaaacagATAAAATGTGTAGAACTGTCCCATCAATGAAAGAAAATgttgcttttatatttttaaaaaatattaaaaagtcaaaatatatacaatttgtTGATTTTCCTGGTCATCCTAAATTAGCCTTTGGTATTAAAAAGTATCTAAACATTACAAATGTAATTGTTTATTTACTTGACAGTTCAGATAGACAATCTCTCAAATATGTCGCagagtaataatatattaaactgTTTGCATATTGTAgcgataaaaaaaaaatatacacaaaTTTTGTTAAAGCAATGTGAAagaatttttacaaaaaggatacttcattataatttattattttttttttttttttattatagaaACATGTTGGAATTATTTATGAATAAGGCAATTGTCAAAAGACAAATTcctatcatcattttttgcAATAAAACAGATTTGTGTAATTCGCGTCCAAAGAAAGTTATTAAAGAGGATTTAGAAAGagaaatgtaaaaaattaaaaaaaatataataaattaactACTTTCTATTTtataccatttttattattcatttttctATGCATGaacttaatattttttagcgAAATTTTGAAGATGTCTAAATACAATTCTCTTGAAGATGATATTAATGATGAAACGGAATGTTTTCTTGGCGTCAATTCAGAATTCTTTAGATTTGAAAGGGCTCCAATCCCAGTGGTaagacaaaaatataataaaatataacaaaataaaatataacaaaataaaatgaaataataaacaatgCCTTAAAAGCATGCGCTATGACATATAAATCCATCGGATGATATATGGGCATGCTTGTACACTTCTCTATATGTGtaataatgtaaatatttattcatttatcaATTTGTCAACTTATCAATTTGTCAACTTATCAATTTGTCAATTTGTCATACTTTACATTTTACAGGAAATGTGCAGCGcttcaataaaaaataataatgtggATGAGGTTATTGAGCTTAttggaaaatattattaatttttatttcattaaattattatatttatccaTTCATATacttgtttttttattaatatatttattcaatgtttatattttttttcatcaataCTATATAAATgcgttatttttttttatttttgttactttattttttgaaaacacaataacatatatatatgtatgttagttgctttttctttttcaattttttttttttaataatttagacTTTCAATTTATATGtttgaaataaaacaatatattaatataattttaaaaaactaggaactttttaaaaattataatactaTCTATTTGaaaattgttttaatttttttacgaTCTATATGTTACATATTTTACAGttgttttgaaaaaatacCTAATTACAATACATATggatatattcatatttgtACACACTAcacacatataaaatatcatatatatcatttaattattgtaaataattttaaaaatataaataagataaaataaaagctAAAGAAATCAAATTAAAAGAATCATATAAagttgtattttttattatgaacAAAGATAGTGTGAAAAGAATAAATTAATCCTATTTCAAACACTAAAAATGAGTAagttaattaaataaaataaataatcataTTAACTTTATGGACTTTTAACCAAAAAGTAGAAATGCATGGGTATCtatacacacacacacacacacgcacatatatatatatatatatatatatatatatatatatatatatatacatatatatatataacatatccAAAATATGGAGTGAACTAAAAAATTGGTGCatgataaattaataaaaaaaatactcgaatatgtaaaaatataccaaaaaaaaaacaacaaaaagaagtaatgaaaaaataaatgtgtaaATCACATgaatattcataaaaaaaaaattatgttttttgttttataattttagacaGAAAATATGGCTAGCTACTAGCTATTTTGcatgataattattttatttcgaACAATTTTCAAATTAGTTACTTTATTTCGAAcaattttcatattattttatttcgaACAATTTTCATATTACTTTATTTCTAGctattttcatattattttatttcgaACAATTTTCATATTACTTTATTTCTAGCTATTTTCATATTACTTTATTTCGAACAATTTTCATATTACTTTATTTCGAACAATTTTCATATTACTTTATTTCTAGCTATTTTCATATTACTTTATTTCCAGCTATTTCCATATTAATCGTCGTTAAAGTTGTAGCTAAAATCCCTAAATAGTGTGTTATGGGAATTAAGATCAAAAGAGTGTGTGTCAAACTTGTCTGAGTACCTGAGAGACATACACAAAAATTCTTCATCAAAATTTTGTAAATCTGTTTTGTTAAATAAAGCGGGTCTAAATGGAGGTGAGATTTTTTTAGATCTAACATCATCccaattaatttttttaaagaaagggtgtttttttatttcttctgcATCCGTTATACCAGATCCTAACCTTTTCTGTggatttttttgtaataatttttttaataagtcAGCAATTTCTGGTGATAATCTATTagaaatttttatttttttatatttaatattttcaaataagATATCTCTAGATTCTCCATTAAATGGTAAATGTCCAGTTACCATTTCATATAACATTATACCCAAACTCCACCAATCTGCAGATTTTCCGTGCCCAGTTTGGTGTATAATTTCGGGGGATAAATATTCGGGCGTTCCACATAATGATTTTGCTGAATTATTATCACTAATACATTCCTTTGATAATCCAAAATCAGTTAATCTTATATGACCATATTTATCCAATAAAACATTTTCAGGTTTTAAATctctatatataatgtttaatttatgtaaatattgTAAAGCCATAATAATTTCAGAAATATAAAATCTGGCTATATTTTCTGtgaattttgttaattttgataaatgaaaaaataattctcCACCCGGACAATAttctaatataaaatataatttttttgaagttTGAAAagaataatacattttaacTATAAATGGATGAGAAAcacattttaatatatttttttcaactttTGTATGCTCAAATTGATTTTGTGAAACTATATTATCTTttcttaatattttcatagcATATAATTTATTGCTTTGTGTATGTTTAACTAATAATACTTTTCCATATGAGCCTTTTCCAAtaacttttaaaaaattaaaattgtcTGGTTTTActcttctttttttcttatttgaTAATGGAATAAATTTTCTcaatcttttttttttggatttTTCATGCATATCAtggatatataaattatcacAATTTAAACGTTGAAAattagttttattattattgtcattattattgttgttatcattattattcatGTTTAAGTTATAATCTTCCAAATAATCTTTGTAGCACATATCATTTTTTAGTTTCTGAATGAAATTATTTctgttgaaaaaaaaaaaaaaaaaaggaatagtGGATTAGTGGAATAGTGGAAAAGTGGAAAAGTGGAAAAGTGGAATAGTGGAAAAGTGGAATAGTGGAATAGTGGAATTTTATCAAAGCCAACAAGAACATTTGTGAAGTCAtttaataaacatatatacatatattagtAGAAACACATATTTAAAAGTAAAGTAGAGATATGACTAACCTGTATTGTGTAAGCATCTCTTCTTGTGGATCGATGTGtgatacatttttttgtttaggATGTGTAGTTTTAgattgtatattatttaaaacttGCTTTTCTtcaacaaatttattattattttcgatATGGGTGTCATTTTCTTTGTCTGAAATAGATTTGTTATATATGAACAAATGGCTAGTAAAT contains these protein-coding regions:
- a CDS encoding methyltransferase, putative translates to MREKIISVINKECEQGVYKLLQHVMYRYIGSLNYKNCRYSHSKIKYEKNTKFKEELYKYHYEPYVDNPNSRPCLYLKDDEENVFYDKKLKKNFPFIYSNQVKNIEEIKQSSLTLVNIKNNKNELFGVATFNPYALITARIISTNYLFTINIHFFIERIKQSLLWRSKMINGEIALKEKFDQTFLSDQNLPINNNAPNQILQMNKEDNINTNPLISQYSYPQLNSNNCYRLINSEGDHIPGLIIDRYDDIISIQHLTVGCEMMACNINDAIIELLNPKAIIFRNDNKERLNEKLEIYKKVIYGKISEHVILNENGCFFIIDLINSPNTGWFFNRKHLRNIISNYACQKNVLDLFSYVGSFGIQCLKNGKAMHVTCVEKDKHFVQLAKQSAIINNEQNNIEFICLDAITFLKNCNKLFDIIILDPPNLIPKSKFIESGTKKYIDLINLTQNYVTPNGLILIIFTTKLLSYQNYINIINTSFHQSKKSAKIVGQGRGSPDHPINLSLYQFSDFYWFLLQVGF
- a CDS encoding signal recognition particle receptor subunit beta, putative; this encodes MENAVNILNEVIGKIKDYNKKYGINLDEFHNVLFVTSILLALLFIFYIFFILFAIFFKKSKSNKVVLLLGPCESGKTTFLFKLKTDKMCRTVPSMKENVAFIFLKNIKKSKYIQFVDFPGHPKLAFGIKKYLNITNVIVYLLDSSDRQSLKYVAENMLELFMNKAIVKRQIPIIIFCNKTDLCNSRPKKVIKEDLEREIEILKMSKYNSLEDDINDETECFLGVNSEFFRFERAPIPVEMCSASIKNNNVDEVIELIGKYY